A single window of Danio rerio strain Tuebingen ecotype United States chromosome 15, GRCz12tu, whole genome shotgun sequence DNA harbors:
- the trappc4 gene encoding trafficking protein particle complex subunit 4 (The RefSeq protein has 1 substitution compared to this genomic sequence) gives MAIFSVYVVNKAGGLIYQYDNYVPRAEVEKTFSFPLDLVLKIHDEKVVVSFGQRDGIRVGHAVLSINGVDVNGKFTAEGKEIQEYLRDPANYPVSIRFGRQKLSSNEKLMLASMFHSLFAIGSQLSPEVGSSGIEMLETDMFKLHCFQTLTGIKFIVLADPRQSGIDALLRKIYEIYSDFALKNPFYSLEMPIRCELFDQNLKSALEIAEKAGTFGPGS, from the exons ATGGCGATCTTCAGTGTGTATGTTGTCAATAAAGCTGGTGGACTTATTTACCAGTACGATAATTATGTACCTCGAGCTGAAGTGGAAAAAACATTTAGCTTTCCGCTCGATTTAGTGTTAAAGATTCACGATGAGAAGGTTGTCGTGTCATTCGGACAGCGGGACGGAATCAGAG TGGGTCATGCGGTTCTGTCCATTAATGGGGTAGACGTGAATGGTAAATTCACTGCGGAAGGGAAGGAGATTCAGGAGTATCTGAGAGATCCTGCAAACTATCCAGTGTCCATCAGATTCGGCAGACAGAGACTCTCTTCAAACGAGAAGCTCATGCTGGCCTCAATGTTTCACTC GCTCTTTGCTATTGGATCACAGTTGTCACCAGAAGTTGGCAGCTCTGGCATTGAAATGCTGGAGACAGATATGTTTAAACTGCACTGCTTTCAGACACTCACAG GTATAAAGTTCATTGTATTGGCAGACCCTCGACAGTCTGGCATCGATGCCCTGCTTAGAAAGATTTATGAAATCTACTCCGACTTTGCACTGAAGAACCCGTTCTACTCTTTAGAGATGCCTATCAG ATGTGAACTATTTGACCAAAACCTAAAGAGTGCCCTGGAAATAGCAGAGAAAGCAGGGACGTTTGGACCAGGGTCCTGA